A genomic stretch from Psilocybe cubensis strain MGC-MH-2018 chromosome 1, whole genome shotgun sequence includes:
- a CDS encoding Nuclear transport factor 2 produces the protein MAATPSTTLTPNDIEIATRAADHFTRIYYTAYDSDTRLADLPPFYRANSSLTWNGTPFQGVEGLKDLVTKMPATKHEVQSFDCHPIPGAQPPSLLITVSGNVIHGKGPSGNPPDTPARAIEGHPRVFSQTFILVPDPNAPPTKPGEVAKYYVSADALRFVG, from the exons ATGGCCGCGACACCTTCGACTACCCTAACTCCCAATGA CATTGAAATCGCGACAAGAGCAGCAGACCATTTCACCCGAATTTACTATACCGCCTATGACTCCGACACGCGCCTTGCGGACCTACCTCCGTTTTACCGCGCAAATTCATCTCTAACATGGAATGGGACCCCGTTTCAGGGCGTAGAAGGCTTAAAAGACCTGGTGACCAAAATGCCTGCCACAAAACATGAAGTCCAGTCTTTTGATTGCCATCCAATACCAG GTGCCCAACCACCGTCCCTCTTGATCACTGTTTCAGGGAATGTCATACATGGCAAAGGTCCATCAGGAAATCCGCCCGACACACCTGCTCGtgccatagaaggccacCCACGCGTCTTTTCGCAAACCTTTATTTTGGTCCCAGACCCCAATGCCCCTCCCACAAAGCCAGGAGAGGTAGCAAAATACTACGTCAGCGCAGATGCCTTGCGATTTGTTGGTTAG